From Phragmitibacter flavus, the proteins below share one genomic window:
- the gspG gene encoding type II secretion system major pseudopilin GspG translates to MRTIYPTRRCRARGFTLMEMMLVLFIIALIVGGGVVLMQNVGQDAEISKAKSDIRSWETNLIRYKTKALALPTQQQGLEAMVVKPTVEPIPRSWTPMAKPEALLDPWQRKYQYRNPGKQNPSSYDVFSLGPDGQEGTEDDVGNW, encoded by the coding sequence ATGAGAACGATTTACCCTACCCGTCGGTGCCGTGCTCGCGGCTTCACCCTCATGGAAATGATGCTGGTGCTTTTTATCATTGCCCTAATTGTTGGCGGCGGTGTGGTGCTGATGCAGAACGTGGGGCAGGACGCGGAGATTTCCAAGGCGAAGTCCGACATCCGCTCCTGGGAGACAAATTTGATCCGTTACAAAACCAAGGCGCTGGCACTGCCGACGCAGCAACAGGGGCTGGAGGCGATGGTGGTCAAACCTACGGTGGAACCTATTCCGCGCAGTTGGACGCCGATGGCCAAGCCGGAGGCGTTGCTTGACCCCTGGCAACGGAAGTATCAATATCGAAATCCGGGCAAGCAGAATCCATCCAGCTATGATGTGTTTTCACTGGGTCCTGACGGTCAGGAAGGGACGGAGGATGATGTTGGCAACTGGTGA
- a CDS encoding general secretion pathway protein GspH, protein MKTRFHQSGFPAFTLLEMTVVMFVMAIIVGISVYSFNGMSEEDILRRPAAEFQSMVMEAVRRAGLEEQEQIILFNSSGFFMRFREVAEGRASDDNDGLWVKAVEAPGDMRISLRRWRSNKFTPALGQQLVILPGGLCEPLTIRFERKNSWLELSLDALGGGVREEAMEIAAAP, encoded by the coding sequence ATGAAAACACGCTTCCACCAGTCTGGCTTTCCGGCGTTCACACTGCTGGAAATGACAGTGGTGATGTTTGTCATGGCCATCATTGTGGGCATCTCGGTTTACAGCTTCAACGGGATGTCTGAGGAGGACATCCTGAGACGTCCGGCAGCGGAGTTCCAGAGCATGGTAATGGAGGCGGTGAGACGAGCCGGGTTGGAGGAGCAGGAGCAAATCATTCTGTTCAACTCCAGTGGCTTTTTCATGCGCTTTCGTGAAGTTGCTGAGGGACGAGCCTCTGACGACAACGATGGCCTGTGGGTGAAGGCGGTGGAAGCCCCGGGGGACATGCGCATTTCTCTGCGGCGCTGGCGGTCAAACAAGTTTACCCCGGCATTGGGACAGCAACTGGTCATTCTGCCTGGTGGCTTATGTGAGCCGTTGACGATTCGCTTTGAGCGCAAAAATTCTTGGCTGGAACTGAGTCTCGACGCGTTAGGCGGCGGTGTGCGTGAAGAGGCGATGGAAATTGCGGCAGCTCCATGA
- a CDS encoding prepilin-type N-terminal cleavage/methylation domain-containing protein yields MKHAILWHREGRRQGFTLMEVLLALFVFVVAVMGLVECINHIGLASAETRLERRVQSRLDSLLVEATRRSPWINQGRVDDSKLETVVEEDNVRYEIKAAPLEIKTDDGNSVRGLYHVSVTGSWLEDGRPHESTVETWVWPNLFERQR; encoded by the coding sequence ATGAAGCACGCGATTTTATGGCACCGAGAGGGGCGGCGGCAGGGCTTCACGCTGATGGAAGTGTTGCTGGCATTGTTCGTTTTTGTGGTGGCGGTGATGGGTCTGGTAGAGTGCATCAACCACATTGGACTGGCATCGGCGGAGACGCGGCTTGAACGGCGGGTGCAGTCGCGACTTGACTCCCTGTTGGTGGAGGCCACTCGACGTTCTCCTTGGATCAACCAAGGCAGGGTAGATGACAGCAAGCTGGAAACGGTGGTAGAGGAAGACAACGTGCGGTATGAAATCAAGGCCGCGCCACTGGAGATTAAGACTGACGATGGGAACTCCGTTCGTGGCCTCTACCATGTAAGCGTGACGGGAAGCTGGCTGGAAGATGGCAGGCCACACGAATCCACCGTGGAAACCTGGGTGTGGCCGAACCTCTTTGAACGTCAGCGATAA